The Penaeus monodon isolate SGIC_2016 unplaced genomic scaffold, NSTDA_Pmon_1 PmonScaffold_3297, whole genome shotgun sequence genomic interval GAACTACTGGTACTGGGGTCACAGAAGCTGACAGAGCTGCGGGATGCAATCAACTGCATCAATGACCTGGGTGTCAATAAGGACCTCTCACTTGATCCAGAATTTTCCATCATCTCTCATATATGAGGAATAATTCTGTTAGTTTGTTATGGGAAAACACATCTTTTGTTGTGTGTCAATTTGAATTTGTTCGACTTTGGAGTTTTcagagttagatatatatataatggtgtattAGATATGCAAACTTTGGTTCAAACAATTAGCAGAGCaaggtttgttttttattgaaggaaagtgggtatttttttgtttaatgaatGTTTAAGTATGTGAAATTGCCAAAGACATCAATAAACCTTGTGCAGTGTTATGCACTTTTAGTATTTCTGATTTGcaaaagtaattttattttaaaaacatgtattttaCTCATGGGATTATTTGagattgttttatgtatgtttatgaatcaattataaaaatagtatctCTGTTAGTTGGAAGTGTCTCTTTTCTAACTAATAATTTTTTGCCCCCTAGACCAAATTTCCTTCTGGATTTTTCTACATCAATGGTGTTTTTTATGATGACCTTCGCCAAGAGGGATCAAAATTTTTACAGTGAAAGCATTATTAACTGGCAAAGAAGCACCCAGAAATTGGTAAGGATTGCATTTTAAAATCAGTTATACTGTTTATGAAATGTATAGGTACTGTCACTCTGATGCCATACATTGGAAAGattttgttgtagtgtgtcagaACACATCAActttaaagaataaatagatgGTGTAAATTTTTTACTGGAAATGTGTCCAGATCATAAGCTAAAATTTCTCTTGTGTACAATCTTTTCTGGCCTTAATGAGAATGCAATTTTACCAGTAATTGCATATGAATAAAGGgagttattatattatgtttacataAAAGGTCTTCAACtttcagtgttgtgtgtgtgtgagcctttAATATGCTAAGTTCTTCATTTATGTTGTATTACAAACCCAAGTATAACATTGACTTTGATTGTGGAACCAGCACTTGTTCTTTCACAAAAATATTCTAGGTGAGATGAGAGCAGAAAGCATGAGTGAGACAACTTTCCTTGACTTGAAGGTGCGTCTAGGCTACCCATATGTCTTTCTTCATCAAGGAAATTGTGAACACATTATCATCTTCACAGATATCAGGTTGGTTTCTTCTTTGCTTTACAATTCCTCAATTATTCTTCCAGgtcatgttttcttttattcagtaTTTACTCATGAAGTTAATGCCAGATTTAAACATTTCTGCAAAAAGCCATTTCAAATTGATACAATAATTTGCATTTCACTTATTTATAAACAAAGTAGTTAGGAAGAAGCTTGAAGGTACATAACACTTACATGTTTACAGCACAGTCACAGCTTTCTGTAGTGCAacttattacacttattattccATATGTTTCCAggtattttgttatttaaaaatataaccacagaagaaaaatataatttttgcaaaatatttatcattagttaatagatattgtgttttttatctgaatagtataaattacatatagtaaatatttatcatgcttgtttattgtttatattcatgatattaataaatttattatttatcctttgcataaaatttgtttttatatttattttccaatGGATGTTGCATGAATGTTGATAATTTAGTTGCCCAAAAAGGATtatatatcctgtgtgtgtattgggggggaccacaaaatgtatatagattggtctatatacctatatgtataactatacataaaaaaaggatagaaaaaataaaacttctcACATCATTTCATTTTTGCCCCAGATTACACCACCAGAACGACGTTCCAGATCCCCAACGTTTCCCTCTGTTACGTGGTCAAGCATCAAAACTTTCAGTCAAGTGTGTCATCTGTTCTTTAAACTTAGCTAAGTGAGTATATACTCTTAACATCAGTGTGTTTTCATACTGTTGAAAATATTGGTGTAAGAATATTCAAAGATTTATATAAGAAAATCTAAAGTAAAATAGAGACATAAACaggttattaatttaattaattgatTACCAGCCCCAGAAGCAAAGTTTTTACATGACGTGATGGTCATGCCATCCAGATTGTAggggttaataatgattattgtatagatgaataatgatatgaatctGGTGAATCAGGATATACATCAGACAGCTTttagttatattataaaaaaaagttagttttAGCTTTGTGAAAATACTCTATGAAATCTAACTTAATTTGCTTAGATGCATATTTGTTTGTAATAGCCCTAATACAATGAAAGTGCAGAATTTCCAAAGTATTTTTTCCCATATTAATTTGTATCATATTGATTGCCAAACACTAACAGCAGACCCTGAAAGGGAGACATCAATTTTCATCTTTGCTTTTCAGCTGGATTGTGTTGGATGAACCCCGACTGCCCATAGCAGTTGCCCATGTGTGCCATCGTTGCCTCAAGATGTTCTGTTACAACCATAAGGGTGAAAAGATAAATGATTTCAAAGTCTATCCCTTTTTCGATGAATTTCTGTCACAACAAAAGAAACCCCAtaccacttgattttttttttcttttttctttctttctttatttattcatattttgatgCTACAATTGTTTATTTATGCTCATACATGTATTTGAAAGAATGGTCTATGATTtcaaaatatgattaatattagttTTGGGGTTTGTTAATCTTGAAACTGCAATGTCATAAAGCAGAGACCACCTAGGTATGTCTATATGATGAGAGAGATTTATTTTAAATCAGGCATGCCACATATTGCCTCCATATGAAACAGAAGCAGACAGCAGATGATTCAATGATGAatggagaagtgaagagaaaataataatgggatTAAAGTTACCACCCTATGACATACAGTTAGCAGGCCCTCTGCCACCCTCCATTGCATACCCTTAAGAAGGTAAATGAGACAAACTAATTGTGAAGATGTCAGGTTAAGAAACAAATTAAATTCAGACTGAAGTAGCAGAGTTCAACAATGAAACAAATTTGCTTACTACTTGGATATAACCTATGTATGAAAAGAAAGAGTAATagattgtttccttttctttctaaagATTAAATTCTTAGCAACATGTTTCCTTCTCAGTATTCTTCTTTGAAAGATAAAATGCatggatttatgtttttttttgtttttgtttttcccatcagtatatatcaaaatatttcttATTCATGTTGAGGTGAAGATTATAAAGGAATAGCTTTTAAGTGGCTACAATACACCAGGAGCTtgaactgttgttgttgttgttgtttttgttttgttttgttttttgtttttttacagatCAAATCCTGGTGATATGGAGGCATGCTTTTCTCGAAAGATGTGTTTCATTCTTGAGCCAGTGTCTATTATTTGTTGTGAATGCCTTGAAGAAACCATCTACAAAATGAAATAAGGGAAGCTTAATTTTGCTAAAAGACAgaataattttgttaatatttcaaGATTTAGTATAAAGCTACATGTGTTATCAAATTTTGAATCCATAaactgttttctttattctttcattatgacatgtaatttttttttcatactcagtattttttgtttcaaataaaatagaaaagattataaaaccaagtttccttttttttcttgtagtaaGAGTACCTCTTAATATAgtacctttatatatatctattcaagatatttaatagataatagagcttattatggtatatagtatatagaaattATACCCACAAATTTGTTTTCAAATCCGACTCTAAATAAAGTTTTACATTAGCACGTTTTATACTGTGATGCCAGTTTTGGGCTTATGAAGTGCCAGTAGAATATACTGTGATGccataattccattttattttatttgctgctTGAGTGATCCCCATATTctgttctattctattttttagaCTGCATATTGCCTTAGAAATTCTATAGCTCCACTCACCATCCCTCTTCCTGCCAATCATGTAAATCAGCTAGACTATGCTGCACCCTCTACCCAAAAGCAACACTTGCATTGGCAGTGTCTACATCACAATTTCCCCCTCTGTGGCCCTACCCTTGTCCTCCATATCCCCCTGTCCTTTACTTCACCCCTTACCCctccaccagagagagagagagtttacctTAGTTTACCATGAAATGAACTTGAGCTACATCATATATTTCCTctcaactttgtgtgtgtgtgtgtgtgtgtgtgtgtgtgtgttgtgagtgagtgagtgagtgagtgagtgagtgagtgagtgagtgagtgagtgagtgagtgagtgagtgagtgagtgagtgagtgagtgagtgagtgagtgagtgagtgagtgagtgagtgagtgtgtgtgtgagtgtgtgttgtgtgtgtgtgtgtgtgtgtggtgtgtgttgtgtggagagagagagaagagagagagagagagagagaagaagaaactgTATTAGGTTAGAGACTCAGGATGACATTCAAAGTTACTGCTCGTGGTAGAGTGCCCTGTACACGAGCAACACAAGGCTCTTAAACCATCTGGAGTAAAacagttaatatatatgttaatgaaaaGTTAGTGATATAAAAAGTTGTTGCTCCATGAAggccaaaactttttaaaagctaAAGTTTAGCCCTGTGAAAAAGACAATTTATAACAAGATTTATATCTCTAGAGATACTTCATTTTCCCAGAAAAATGCATTTGATTTGACAAGCAATAAggacattaattatattattatttagactAACAGTTGGCAATTTAAAGTTAATTACCTTAATTTTGGTAACTCCAAATTTTTGAAAGGTAATGAGACTCGTCCAGCTTATAATAGTATGAAATATAGATTCTTGTCCCTTGGCTAGTAATCAacattttattccaaaaaattgcAGTATGTCTGGTATACGATTTCTGAAAATAAATATTCCCatagtatgatgtatattttgtttGGTTCAGATAATGGTATTTTGTTAAAATCTTGGCATGAGGTTACAGTAACACTTAATTGTCTACCAGGATTCAGgattcaagatttttttctttgttttagcaGAGAATGCTGTTACAGGGTATGAAATTACCagttaaggaaaaagaaagatgtaaTCCTTTCCAACTAAAGATATCAAGATATTTAAACTGGTATGACTTAATTGatc includes:
- the LOC119570603 gene encoding snRNA-activating protein complex subunit 3-like yields the protein MQTLVQTISRARPNFLLDFSTSMVFFMMTFAKRDQNFYSESIINWQRSTQKLHLFFHKNILGEMRAESMSETTFLDLKVRLGYPYVFLHQGNCEHIIIFTDIRLHHQNDVPDPQRFPLLRGQASKLSVKCVICSLNLANWIVLDEPRLPIAVAHVCHRCLKMFCYNHKAENAVTGDKKLFHSTEYIFASSYSG